In a genomic window of Pseudoxanthomonas sp. Root65:
- a CDS encoding GNAT family N-acetyltransferase translates to MTADSPTPDLHHDPDAHRFSLRLDGHEAELLYSLRDGRMVIDHTGVPEAIGGRGIAATLVKAALDHARRQGWHVVPACSYSAAYVQRHPEYADLVDARS, encoded by the coding sequence ATGACCGCCGACTCGCCCACGCCCGACCTCCATCACGACCCGGACGCCCACCGCTTCTCCCTCCGCCTGGACGGCCACGAGGCCGAGCTCCTGTACTCGCTGCGGGACGGGCGCATGGTCATCGACCATACCGGCGTGCCCGAGGCCATCGGGGGGCGCGGTATCGCCGCCACGCTGGTGAAGGCGGCGCTGGACCACGCGCGCCGCCAGGGCTGGCACGTGGTGCCGGCGTGTTCCTACTCGGCGGCGTACGTCCAACGGCATCCCGAGTACGCCGATCTGGTCGACGCACGATCGTGA
- the lpdA gene encoding dihydrolipoyl dehydrogenase, which yields MSEQFDVVVIGAGPAGYHAAIRAAQLGMKVACIDAALGKDGKPALGGTCLRVGCIPSKALLDSSHQYHNLTHQFEQHGISVKDAKIDVGTMVGRKDAIVKQFTGGIAQLFKANKVTAYYGFGQLQPGNLVKVKQHDGSEVELKGTNIIIAAGSDSIELPFAKFDGDTIVDNVGALDFTEVPKRLAVIGAGVIGLELGSVWKRLGADVTILEALPDFLAVADSEVSKVAAREFKKQGLDIRLGAKVSKTEVTGKGKKKEVVVTYSDAEGEKTLTVDKLLVAVGRRAASKGLLAEGTGVRLNERGQVEVDAHCHTGVDGVWAIGDCVRGPMLAHKGFEEGIAVAELIAGLPGHVNFDTIPWVIYTSPEIAWVGKTEQQLKAEGVAYKAGSFPFAAVGRAVAMAEPTGFVKVIADAETDRVLGMHLVGANVSELVHEGVLTMEFKGSADDLARICHAHPSLSEAVHDAAMAVHKRAIHKAN from the coding sequence ATGAGCGAACAATTCGACGTCGTCGTCATCGGTGCGGGCCCTGCCGGCTACCACGCCGCCATCCGTGCCGCGCAGCTGGGCATGAAGGTCGCATGCATCGACGCCGCGCTGGGCAAGGACGGCAAGCCCGCACTGGGCGGCACCTGCCTGCGCGTCGGTTGCATCCCGTCCAAGGCATTGCTGGATTCCTCGCACCAGTACCACAACCTGACCCACCAGTTCGAACAGCACGGCATCAGCGTCAAGGACGCGAAGATCGACGTCGGCACCATGGTCGGCCGCAAGGACGCCATCGTGAAGCAGTTCACCGGCGGCATCGCGCAGCTGTTCAAGGCGAACAAGGTGACGGCGTACTACGGCTTCGGCCAGTTGCAGCCGGGCAACCTCGTGAAGGTGAAGCAGCACGACGGCAGCGAGGTCGAGCTCAAGGGCACCAACATCATCATTGCCGCCGGTTCGGATTCCATCGAACTGCCCTTTGCCAAGTTCGATGGCGACACCATCGTCGACAACGTTGGCGCATTGGATTTCACCGAAGTGCCGAAGCGCCTGGCCGTGATCGGCGCAGGCGTGATCGGACTGGAGCTGGGCAGCGTGTGGAAGCGCCTCGGCGCCGACGTCACCATTCTCGAAGCCCTGCCCGATTTCCTTGCCGTCGCCGACAGCGAAGTGTCGAAGGTCGCCGCGCGCGAGTTCAAGAAGCAGGGCCTCGACATCCGCCTTGGCGCCAAGGTGTCGAAGACCGAAGTCACCGGCAAGGGCAAGAAGAAGGAAGTCGTGGTCACCTACAGCGACGCCGAAGGCGAGAAGACGCTGACCGTCGACAAGTTGCTGGTCGCCGTGGGCCGCCGCGCCGCGAGCAAGGGCCTGCTGGCCGAGGGCACGGGGGTCAGGCTCAACGAACGCGGCCAGGTGGAAGTGGATGCGCACTGCCATACCGGCGTCGATGGCGTCTGGGCCATCGGCGACTGCGTGCGGGGGCCGATGCTGGCGCACAAGGGCTTCGAGGAAGGCATCGCGGTCGCCGAGCTGATCGCGGGCCTGCCCGGGCATGTCAACTTCGACACCATTCCGTGGGTCATCTACACCTCGCCCGAGATCGCCTGGGTCGGCAAGACCGAGCAGCAGCTCAAGGCCGAGGGCGTGGCCTACAAGGCCGGCTCCTTCCCGTTTGCCGCGGTGGGTCGCGCGGTGGCGATGGCGGAGCCGACCGGCTTCGTGAAGGTCATCGCGGATGCCGAAACCGATCGCGTGCTCGGCATGCATCTGGTCGGCGCCAACGTGTCCGAACTGGTGCACGAAGGCGTGCTCACCATGGAGTTCAAGGGTTCCGCAGACGACCTGGCCCGCATCTGCCACGCGCACCCGTCGCTGTCGGAAGCGGTACACGATGCTGCGATGGCCGTGCACAAGCGCGCGATCCACAAGGCCAACTGA
- a CDS encoding DUF3298 and DUF4163 domain-containing protein, giving the protein MATLALSACKRESAPPPTAAEPQLPAVAPADAPVAPPELKDVIESTDRYVVGISYPATVNRHPGLARTLAAYTDAQRAELMEAVEAFGNDKPSAPYELSLAFEQVVDTPNIVAVAADGSRYTGGAHGQPLIARFVWLPKQDARLTAAALVPGAKGWQAISDYVREQLHTAVVTRADEDELAPTDRAALIKSTFRMIDEGTEPDAGNFSEFIPVLDAAGRITALRFVFPPYQVGPYADGTQTVDVPSALLLPHVAPAYAELFAR; this is encoded by the coding sequence ATGGCGACGCTGGCGCTGTCCGCCTGCAAGCGCGAGTCCGCCCCGCCGCCGACCGCCGCCGAGCCGCAGCTGCCCGCGGTCGCGCCTGCAGATGCGCCGGTGGCGCCGCCCGAGCTGAAGGATGTCATCGAGTCCACCGACCGCTATGTCGTGGGTATCAGCTATCCGGCGACGGTCAACCGCCATCCCGGCCTGGCGCGGACACTGGCGGCCTATACCGACGCCCAGCGCGCCGAGCTGATGGAGGCCGTCGAGGCGTTCGGCAATGACAAGCCGTCGGCCCCCTACGAGTTGTCGCTGGCCTTCGAACAGGTGGTGGATACACCGAACATCGTGGCGGTGGCGGCCGATGGCAGCCGCTACACCGGCGGCGCGCATGGCCAGCCGCTCATCGCGCGCTTCGTCTGGTTGCCGAAGCAGGACGCCCGCCTGACCGCCGCCGCCCTTGTTCCTGGCGCGAAAGGCTGGCAGGCCATCAGCGACTACGTGCGCGAACAGCTGCACACCGCCGTGGTGACCCGCGCGGACGAGGACGAGCTGGCGCCGACCGACCGCGCGGCGCTGATCAAGAGCACCTTCCGGATGATCGACGAAGGCACGGAGCCGGACGCCGGCAACTTCAGCGAGTTCATCCCGGTGCTCGACGCGGCAGGCCGCATCACCGCGTTGCGCTTCGTGTTCCCGCCCTACCAGGTGGGTCCGTATGCCGATGGCACGCAGACGGTCGACGTGCCCTCGGCGCTGCTGCTGCCGCACGTCGCCCCGGCGTACGCGGAGCTGTTCGCCCGCTGA
- a CDS encoding GIY-YIG nuclease family protein: MPRERIPCVYILCSQPRGTLYIGVTSELPGRIWQHKHDQADGFTQRYGVHTLVWYEVHEQMESAILREKAIKAWKRLWKIQLVEATNSTWRDLYPDIL; this comes from the coding sequence ATGCCTCGGGAACGGATTCCCTGTGTCTACATTCTTTGCAGCCAACCACGCGGCACGCTCTACATCGGCGTAACCTCCGAACTTCCAGGACGTATCTGGCAGCACAAGCACGATCAAGCCGACGGCTTCACTCAACGCTACGGCGTCCATACTTTGGTCTGGTATGAAGTCCATGAGCAAATGGAATCTGCGATCCTGCGCGAGAAGGCCATCAAGGCATGGAAACGCCTCTGGAAGATTCAGCTCGTTGAAGCCACAAACTCCACTTGGCGGGATCTCTATCCCGACATTCTTTGA
- the sucB gene encoding dihydrolipoyllysine-residue succinyltransferase has translation MATEVKVPVLPESVSDATIAAWHKKVGDAVKRDENLMDLETDKVVLEVPSPVDGVLKEIKFKEGDTVTSQQLLAIIEEGAVAAAAPAAAAEEKQPAAGAQEVQPKAAAAKADAAAPSSTKPAPAGADALPPGARFTAITQGIDPAGVEGTGRRGAVTKEDLVNYASGKTAGVSGGARPEERVPMTRIRTRIAERLMQSKNSIAMLTSFNEVNLAKVMEMRKELQDDFVKANGIKLGFMSFFAKAAANALQRHPIVNASVDGNDIIYHGYADISIAVSTEKGLVTPVLRNVERMGFGDIEKGIAEYAKKARDGKLGLEDLQGGTFTITNGGTFGSLMSTPIVNPPQSAILGMHAIKDRAIVENGQVIAAPMMYIALSYDHRIIDGKDAVLFLVDIKNQLENPHRMLLGM, from the coding sequence ATGGCCACTGAAGTCAAAGTTCCGGTTCTGCCCGAGTCCGTCTCCGATGCCACCATCGCCGCCTGGCACAAGAAGGTCGGCGACGCGGTCAAGCGCGACGAGAACCTGATGGACCTGGAAACCGACAAGGTCGTGCTGGAAGTGCCCTCGCCCGTCGACGGCGTGCTGAAGGAAATCAAGTTCAAGGAAGGCGATACGGTGACCAGCCAGCAGCTGCTGGCGATCATCGAGGAAGGCGCCGTGGCGGCAGCCGCACCCGCCGCCGCCGCCGAAGAGAAGCAGCCGGCCGCCGGCGCCCAGGAAGTGCAGCCGAAGGCCGCCGCCGCCAAGGCCGACGCCGCCGCGCCGTCCAGCACCAAGCCGGCACCCGCCGGCGCCGACGCGCTGCCGCCGGGCGCGCGCTTCACCGCCATCACCCAAGGCATCGACCCGGCCGGCGTGGAAGGTACCGGCCGTCGCGGCGCGGTAACCAAGGAAGACCTGGTCAACTACGCCAGTGGCAAGACCGCCGGCGTGTCCGGTGGCGCGCGTCCGGAAGAGCGCGTGCCGATGACCCGCATCCGCACGCGCATCGCCGAGCGCCTGATGCAGTCCAAGAACTCCATTGCCATGCTGACCTCGTTCAACGAAGTCAACCTGGCCAAGGTCATGGAGATGCGCAAGGAACTGCAGGACGACTTCGTGAAGGCCAACGGCATCAAGCTGGGCTTCATGAGCTTCTTCGCCAAGGCCGCTGCCAACGCGCTGCAACGCCACCCGATCGTCAACGCCTCGGTCGACGGCAACGACATCATCTACCACGGCTACGCCGACATCTCGATCGCCGTCTCCACCGAGAAGGGCCTGGTCACGCCGGTACTGCGCAATGTCGAGCGCATGGGCTTCGGCGACATCGAGAAGGGCATCGCCGAGTACGCCAAGAAGGCGCGCGACGGCAAGCTGGGCCTGGAAGACCTGCAGGGCGGCACCTTCACCATCACCAACGGCGGCACCTTCGGTTCGCTGATGTCCACGCCGATCGTCAACCCGCCGCAGAGCGCCATCCTGGGCATGCACGCCATCAAGGACCGCGCCATCGTCGAGAACGGCCAGGTGATCGCCGCCCCGATGATGTACATCGCGCTGTCCTACGACCACCGCATCATCGACGGCAAGGACGCGGTGCTGTTCCTGGTCGACATCAAGAACCAGCTGGAAAACCCGCACCGCATGCTGCTGGGCATGTAA
- a CDS encoding MFS transporter, which translates to MSTTAEASQGRMPRQIPYIIGNEACERFSFYGMRNILVPFLISSVLLAYLPDEASRNGAAKDIFHSFVIGVYFFPLLGGWLSDRYFGKYNTVLWFSLIYCAGHACLALFESNATGFYTGLFLIALGSGGIKPLVVTFCGDQFDQTNKSKAKIVFDAFYWIINFGSFFASLLMPLVLNSWGPAWAFGIPGILMFIATLIFWAGRHKYVNVPPSRGEDPDSFLNIVRSALLVKGFGAGTLVAAIGMAAAVTMLALWALKFAGVTIWPEAWGFVITACLALGAIIAGIGLGASLQLERARGLHPDVAIEGVRSVLRILIVFALVTPFWSLFDQKASTWVIQGKDMVIPHDAWWWPSRLVKDATQMQALNPLMVMLLIPFNNLVLYPALRKMGFNVTALRRMGWGIAISALSWIVAGMLQLQMDEGEQVSLAWQTLPYLLLTFGEVLVSATALEFAYSQAPMAMKGVIMAFWYLTSTFGGLWVLLTNASVRDPAVIGWIQAQGWTENAFLMFFFAGFAFVAALAFALYARTYPMQDNYRAAA; encoded by the coding sequence ATGAGCACGACCGCAGAAGCCAGCCAGGGCCGCATGCCCCGCCAGATCCCTTACATCATCGGCAACGAGGCCTGCGAGCGTTTCAGCTTCTACGGGATGCGCAATATCCTCGTGCCGTTCCTGATCAGCTCGGTGCTGCTGGCGTACCTGCCTGATGAAGCGTCGCGGAATGGTGCGGCGAAGGACATCTTCCACAGCTTCGTCATCGGTGTGTACTTCTTCCCGTTACTGGGGGGCTGGCTGTCGGACCGCTACTTCGGCAAGTACAACACCGTCCTCTGGTTCTCGCTGATCTACTGCGCCGGCCACGCGTGCCTGGCGTTGTTCGAGAGCAACGCGACCGGCTTCTATACCGGTCTGTTCCTGATCGCCCTGGGGTCGGGCGGCATCAAGCCGCTGGTGGTGACGTTCTGTGGCGACCAGTTCGACCAGACCAACAAGAGCAAGGCGAAGATCGTCTTCGACGCCTTCTACTGGATCATCAATTTCGGTTCGTTCTTCGCTTCGCTGCTGATGCCGCTGGTGTTGAACAGCTGGGGTCCGGCGTGGGCGTTCGGCATTCCCGGCATCCTGATGTTCATCGCCACGCTGATCTTCTGGGCGGGACGTCACAAGTACGTCAATGTGCCGCCGTCGCGCGGCGAGGATCCGGATTCGTTCCTCAACATCGTGCGCAGTGCGTTGCTGGTCAAGGGATTCGGCGCGGGCACGCTGGTCGCCGCCATCGGCATGGCCGCTGCCGTCACGATGCTGGCGCTGTGGGCGCTGAAGTTCGCAGGCGTCACGATCTGGCCCGAAGCGTGGGGATTCGTGATCACCGCGTGCCTCGCGTTGGGCGCGATCATCGCCGGTATCGGCCTGGGTGCCTCGCTGCAACTGGAGCGCGCGCGCGGCCTGCACCCGGATGTCGCCATCGAGGGCGTGCGGTCGGTGCTGCGCATCCTCATCGTGTTCGCGCTGGTCACGCCGTTCTGGTCGCTGTTCGACCAGAAGGCTTCCACCTGGGTCATCCAGGGCAAGGACATGGTGATCCCGCACGACGCATGGTGGTGGCCCAGCCGGCTGGTCAAGGACGCCACGCAGATGCAGGCACTGAACCCGCTGATGGTCATGCTGCTGATCCCGTTCAACAATCTCGTGCTTTACCCGGCGCTGCGGAAGATGGGCTTCAACGTCACCGCCTTGCGCCGGATGGGCTGGGGCATCGCGATCTCCGCGCTGTCGTGGATCGTCGCCGGCATGCTGCAGCTGCAGATGGACGAGGGCGAGCAGGTCTCGCTGGCCTGGCAGACGCTGCCATACCTGCTGCTGACCTTCGGCGAAGTGCTGGTATCGGCGACGGCGCTTGAGTTCGCCTACAGCCAGGCACCGATGGCGATGAAGGGTGTGATCATGGCGTTCTGGTACCTGACCAGCACCTTCGGCGGCCTGTGGGTGCTGTTGACCAATGCCAGCGTCCGCGATCCGGCGGTGATCGGCTGGATCCAGGCGCAGGGCTGGACGGAGAACGCGTTCCTGATGTTCTTCTTCGCCGGCTTTGCGTTTGTCGCGGCGCTCGCGTTCGCGCTGTACGCACGCACGTACCCGATGCAGGACAACTACCGCGCTGCGGCCTGA
- a CDS encoding TIGR00730 family Rossman fold protein — MRSLCVYCGSNAGNKPAYTERAIALGDRIAKEGMRLVYGGGNVGLMGTVADAVLAAGGEVIGVIPEQLVNWEVAHKGVTKLEIVANMHERKKRMFDLADGFVALPGGFGTLDEMFEMLTWRQLGIGDKPCAFLDVEGFYTPLMGMIDRMVEERFLHPEQRADLWHGDDLDAMVAWMRAYTPAQADKWMDEKRRKTLR; from the coding sequence ATGCGTTCCCTCTGCGTCTACTGCGGCTCCAACGCCGGCAACAAGCCCGCCTACACCGAACGCGCGATCGCCCTGGGCGACCGCATCGCCAAGGAAGGCATGCGACTGGTCTACGGTGGCGGCAACGTCGGCCTGATGGGGACCGTGGCCGATGCCGTGCTCGCCGCCGGCGGTGAGGTGATCGGCGTCATTCCCGAACAACTGGTCAACTGGGAAGTCGCGCACAAGGGCGTGACGAAGCTGGAAATCGTCGCCAACATGCACGAGCGCAAGAAGCGCATGTTCGACCTGGCCGACGGTTTCGTCGCCCTGCCCGGCGGCTTCGGCACGCTGGACGAGATGTTCGAGATGCTGACCTGGCGCCAGCTCGGCATCGGCGACAAGCCGTGTGCCTTCCTCGACGTGGAAGGTTTCTACACCCCGCTGATGGGCATGATCGACCGCATGGTCGAGGAGCGCTTCCTGCACCCGGAACAGCGCGCCGACCTGTGGCACGGCGACGACCTCGATGCGATGGTCGCGTGGATGCGCGCCTACACGCCTGCGCAGGCGGACAAGTGGATGGATGAGAAGCGGCGCAAGACGTTGCGGTGA
- the pilH gene encoding twitching motility response regulator PilH — protein sequence MAKILIVDDSPSQLLGIQRIVEKLGHESITAEDGAAGVEVAKRELPDMVLMDVVMPNLNGFQATRTLSREATTKHIPVILVTTKDQDTDRMWGLRQGAKAYLTKPFSEDELAEVIERIFNARELPSAPSA from the coding sequence ATGGCAAAGATTCTGATCGTCGACGATTCGCCGTCGCAGCTGCTGGGCATCCAGCGCATCGTCGAGAAACTGGGGCACGAATCCATCACCGCCGAGGACGGCGCAGCGGGCGTGGAAGTCGCCAAGCGCGAGCTGCCCGACATGGTGCTGATGGATGTGGTGATGCCGAACCTCAACGGGTTCCAGGCCACCCGCACGCTGAGCCGCGAGGCCACCACCAAGCACATCCCGGTCATCCTGGTGACCACTAAGGACCAGGACACCGACCGCATGTGGGGCCTGCGCCAGGGCGCCAAGGCCTACCTGACCAAACCGTTCTCCGAGGATGAGCTGGCCGAAGTGATCGAGCGCATCTTCAACGCGCGCGAACTGCCTTCCGCTCCGTCGGCCTGA
- a CDS encoding YhdH/YhfP family quinone oxidoreductase, protein MTLPSTPFNAFRIHHDDAGYRGGVKAIALDALNPGEVVIKTAYSSVNYKDALAGTGEGKILRRFPLVGGIDVAGHVVASTDPAFKEGDAVLVTGSGLSETRDGGYAQYARLDAKWVIPLPDGLSLRESMILGTAGFTAALALYRMRDNRQTPDLGPLAVTGATGGVGSLAVDIFSKAGFEVHAISGKPENTDYLKSIGASEVLGRDALATSRPMESARFGGGLDNVGGPMLASLLAQTVPYGNVASAGLAASADLPITVMPFIIRGVSLLGVASAGTARDIREHVWQLLASDWKPRHLDTICTRETTLEGLPEVFRTMLDGRSFGRTLVRMG, encoded by the coding sequence ATGACCCTGCCTTCCACCCCCTTCAACGCCTTCCGCATCCATCACGACGACGCCGGTTATCGCGGCGGCGTCAAGGCCATTGCGCTGGATGCCCTGAATCCCGGCGAGGTGGTCATCAAGACCGCGTATTCGTCGGTCAACTACAAGGACGCGCTCGCCGGCACCGGTGAGGGCAAGATCCTGCGGCGCTTTCCGCTGGTAGGCGGCATCGACGTGGCAGGCCACGTGGTGGCCTCGACGGATCCGGCGTTCAAGGAAGGCGATGCGGTGCTGGTGACCGGCTCGGGCCTCAGCGAAACGCGCGATGGCGGCTATGCCCAGTACGCGCGACTCGATGCGAAGTGGGTCATTCCCCTGCCCGACGGACTCAGCCTGCGCGAGAGCATGATCCTGGGCACCGCCGGTTTCACCGCCGCGCTGGCGCTCTACCGCATGCGCGACAACCGGCAGACGCCCGACCTCGGTCCACTCGCCGTCACCGGCGCGACCGGTGGCGTGGGCTCGCTGGCTGTCGACATCTTCAGCAAGGCGGGCTTCGAGGTGCATGCCATCAGCGGCAAGCCCGAGAACACGGACTACCTGAAATCCATCGGCGCCAGTGAAGTCCTGGGCCGCGACGCGCTGGCGACCTCGCGGCCGATGGAGTCCGCGCGCTTCGGTGGCGGCCTGGACAATGTCGGCGGGCCGATGCTGGCCAGCCTGCTGGCGCAGACCGTGCCCTACGGCAATGTCGCCAGCGCCGGCCTCGCCGCCAGCGCCGACCTGCCCATAACTGTGATGCCCTTCATAATTCGGGGCGTGTCCCTGCTCGGCGTTGCCTCCGCCGGCACCGCGCGCGATATCCGCGAACACGTCTGGCAGCTCCTGGCCAGCGACTGGAAACCGCGCCACCTGGACACGATCTGCACACGGGAAACCACGCTGGAAGGCCTGCCGGAGGTGTTCCGCACCATGCTGGACGGGCGTTCGTTCGGACGCACGCTGGTGCGAATGGGATGA
- a CDS encoding histone has translation MATRKTAASKSVSKTARKTAAGKTAARKAVKKVATKKVAAKKTTAKKAAPAKAAAKKVARQSGATRKTATKVAKKTATRKVAKQTTRKVAAKKTAKTATKKIARKVAKKPAPQRPAKRATTKTTTGTRQAPAAKASAKKVARKRTPKKITPAQALANARSLLEQKLEHDRQPAPWQHLDQETHGATPEAGFASAEAAGKAHELHAAESRMKAIQGSAGTQDRRNQGKRDHRGE, from the coding sequence ATGGCGACCCGGAAGACAGCAGCGAGCAAGAGCGTCAGCAAGACGGCCAGGAAAACGGCAGCCGGTAAGACGGCGGCACGCAAGGCAGTGAAGAAGGTTGCGACGAAGAAGGTCGCCGCCAAGAAAACCACCGCGAAGAAAGCCGCACCCGCAAAAGCTGCCGCCAAGAAAGTCGCCCGCCAGTCCGGTGCGACACGCAAGACAGCCACCAAGGTGGCGAAGAAGACCGCGACGCGCAAGGTCGCCAAGCAGACGACGCGGAAGGTGGCCGCGAAGAAGACGGCGAAGACCGCCACCAAGAAGATCGCGCGCAAGGTAGCGAAGAAGCCGGCACCTCAGCGTCCGGCCAAACGTGCGACGACGAAGACGACCACCGGCACGCGGCAAGCCCCCGCAGCCAAGGCGTCAGCGAAGAAGGTCGCGCGCAAGCGCACGCCGAAGAAGATCACACCCGCCCAGGCGCTGGCCAACGCACGCAGCCTGCTCGAACAGAAACTGGAACACGATCGCCAGCCTGCACCGTGGCAGCATCTGGATCAGGAGACTCATGGCGCCACGCCGGAAGCGGGATTCGCCTCCGCCGAAGCCGCCGGCAAGGCGCACGAGCTGCATGCGGCGGAAAGCCGGATGAAGGCGATCCAGGGCAGCGCCGGCACGCAGGATCGGCGCAATCAGGGCAAACGCGATCACCGTGGCGAGTAG
- the cfa gene encoding cyclopropane fatty acyl phospholipid synthase translates to MPHARFERRIAALLAEADVRVGGERPWDLQVHDPRFHARVLGQGSLGLGESYMDGWWDAASLDGLLYRLLAARLDERVPRAGEIFDALRARLTNLQSPRRSGEVGRRHYDLGNDLYAAMLGRRLVYSCGYWRHADTLDAAQEAKLDLVCRKLRLRPGMRVLDVGCGWGEALTFAAERYGVEGVGVTISGEQAEYARRLCAGLPVEIRLQDYRALDEPFDAVFSLGMFEHVGVKNYAAYFDVVRRCLPADGLFLLHTIGGSRSVDRTDPWIARYIFPNSMLPSAAQITHAAEGRFVLEDWHNFGADYDLTLQAWRDNIEAAWDALAPRYDQRFRRMWRFYLAASMATFRSRRSHLWQLVLSPRGVPGGYVAPR, encoded by the coding sequence ATGCCGCATGCCCGCTTCGAGCGCAGGATTGCAGCCCTGTTGGCCGAAGCGGATGTGCGGGTCGGTGGCGAACGGCCTTGGGACCTCCAGGTCCACGATCCGCGCTTCCACGCGCGCGTCTTGGGGCAGGGATCGCTGGGCCTGGGAGAAAGCTACATGGACGGGTGGTGGGACGCCGCCTCGCTCGACGGCCTGCTGTACCGCCTGCTGGCGGCGCGCCTGGACGAGCGGGTGCCGCGCGCCGGCGAGATCTTCGATGCACTGCGGGCCCGCCTGACCAACCTCCAGTCGCCGCGCCGCAGTGGCGAAGTGGGGCGACGCCACTACGATCTCGGCAACGATCTCTACGCCGCCATGCTGGGCCGTCGCCTGGTCTACAGCTGCGGCTACTGGCGCCATGCCGACACCCTCGACGCTGCGCAGGAAGCCAAGCTCGACCTGGTCTGCCGCAAGCTCCGCTTGCGGCCCGGCATGCGGGTGCTCGACGTAGGCTGCGGATGGGGCGAAGCGCTGACGTTCGCGGCCGAGCGGTATGGCGTGGAAGGCGTCGGGGTTACCATCTCGGGCGAGCAGGCCGAGTACGCGCGCCGCTTGTGCGCCGGATTGCCGGTGGAGATCCGCCTGCAGGACTACCGCGCGCTGGACGAGCCGTTCGATGCGGTGTTTTCGCTCGGCATGTTCGAGCATGTCGGCGTGAAGAACTACGCCGCGTACTTCGACGTGGTGCGGCGCTGCCTGCCGGCGGACGGCCTGTTCCTGCTGCATACCATTGGCGGCAGCCGCTCGGTGGACCGCACCGATCCGTGGATCGCGCGCTACATCTTCCCCAACTCCATGCTGCCCTCGGCGGCCCAGATCACGCACGCGGCCGAGGGCCGGTTCGTGCTGGAGGACTGGCACAACTTCGGCGCCGACTACGACCTGACCCTGCAGGCATGGCGCGACAATATCGAAGCCGCGTGGGATGCGCTGGCTCCGCGTTACGACCAGCGCTTCCGCCGGATGTGGCGGTTTTACCTTGCGGCGTCGATGGCCACCTTCCGCAGTCGCCGTTCGCACCTGTGGCAACTGGTGCTGTCGCCGCGCGGCGTACCGGGCGGCTACGTCGCACCGCGCTGA
- a CDS encoding rhomboid family intramembrane serine protease, with translation MDAPITLLLIAATCVVSLIALRTPSLLMRLILWPPAIDRHRQYDRLVAYGFIHADIWHLFFNMFTLFFFGRQIEAWMAAQHGPWVFPLFYFSALVVSILPTYLKHQKDPNYRSLGASGAVSAVLFAFIMLAPWATIGVFFIPMPAIVFAVLYIAYSIWMDKRGGDNINHGAHLAGAAYGVLFLVVMDTGVVGHFLQELSRPSFG, from the coding sequence ATGGACGCTCCCATCACCCTGCTACTGATCGCGGCCACCTGCGTGGTCAGCCTGATCGCATTGCGGACGCCGTCGCTGCTGATGCGGCTGATCCTGTGGCCGCCGGCGATCGACCGCCATCGCCAGTACGACCGGCTGGTCGCCTACGGTTTCATCCATGCCGACATCTGGCACCTGTTCTTCAACATGTTCACGCTGTTCTTCTTCGGTCGCCAGATCGAAGCCTGGATGGCGGCGCAGCACGGGCCGTGGGTGTTCCCGCTGTTCTACTTCTCGGCGCTGGTGGTCTCGATCCTGCCGACCTACCTGAAGCACCAGAAGGACCCCAACTACCGCAGCCTGGGCGCGTCCGGCGCGGTGTCGGCGGTGCTGTTCGCCTTCATCATGCTGGCGCCCTGGGCCACGATCGGCGTGTTTTTCATCCCGATGCCGGCCATCGTGTTCGCCGTGCTGTACATCGCTTACAGCATCTGGATGGACAAGCGCGGTGGCGACAACATCAACCATGGCGCCCACCTGGCCGGTGCGGCCTATGGCGTGCTGTTTCTGGTGGTGATGGACACCGGCGTGGTGGGACACTTCCTGCAGGAACTGTCGCGCCCCAGCTTCGGTTAA